From Pseudoalteromonas sp. R3, one genomic window encodes:
- a CDS encoding Lrp/AsnC family transcriptional regulator produces MYTLDKIDKRILARLQQDGRLTNAKLADELSLSETPCWRRVKKLEEAGVIEGYQARLNRQSLGFGVVAFVQLTYIAHDEETTYAFEQVIRHCDYVLSCHNTTGEADFLLHVVARDLDDYSKFVDSVLRKLKGVSSIRSSISLKEVKGSSQLPVV; encoded by the coding sequence ATGTACACCTTAGATAAGATAGATAAACGAATTTTGGCGCGTTTGCAGCAAGATGGTCGACTGACCAACGCCAAGCTGGCGGATGAGCTGTCGCTGAGTGAAACACCATGTTGGCGTCGGGTAAAAAAGCTGGAAGAAGCGGGCGTGATCGAAGGATATCAGGCTCGTCTGAATCGACAGAGCCTGGGCTTTGGCGTTGTCGCATTCGTTCAGCTAACCTATATTGCACACGATGAGGAAACAACCTATGCCTTTGAGCAAGTAATCCGACATTGTGACTATGTACTGTCATGCCACAATACAACAGGGGAGGCGGACTTTTTGCTACACGTTGTTGCACGCGACCTTGATGATTACAGTAAGTTTGTTGATTCTGTGCTCAGAAAACTCAAAGGGGTTTCATCGATTCGATCGAGCATTTCACTCAAAGAAGTTAAGGGATCTTCACAGTTACCGGTAGTTTGA
- a CDS encoding zinc-dependent alcohol dehydrogenase family protein: MKAIVYESFSALPILTQVPDPEPASHGVVVKVKATGICRSDWHGWMGHDPGIELPHVPGHEFSGVIEAVGKEVRHFKVGERVTVPFINACGTCVDCNAGDHQVCPNQTQPGFTHWGSFAEYVTVDHADTNLVHLPQQIDFATAASLGCRFVTSFRAVVDQGKVQAGQWVVVHGCGGVGLSAIMIANAAGANVIAVDISDQALSLAKQVGAAITLNARTTQNLPQAIIELTQGGAHVSLDALGHSTTCINSINSLRNRGKHIQVGLLMADHAKPNLPMDKVIAQELEIIGSHGMQAYRYEAMLQMILSGKLQPEQLIGRKVDLASSINILTTMDEIRLPGVTVITEF, encoded by the coding sequence ATGAAAGCCATTGTTTACGAGAGTTTTTCAGCTTTACCGATACTCACTCAAGTGCCAGACCCTGAGCCAGCCTCACACGGTGTTGTAGTTAAAGTAAAAGCGACTGGGATTTGCCGGAGTGACTGGCACGGGTGGATGGGACACGATCCAGGTATTGAATTACCCCATGTGCCTGGGCATGAATTTTCAGGTGTCATTGAAGCAGTGGGCAAAGAGGTAAGACATTTCAAGGTAGGTGAGCGCGTCACAGTTCCTTTTATCAATGCCTGTGGAACCTGTGTCGATTGTAACGCAGGTGACCATCAGGTCTGCCCAAATCAAACCCAGCCCGGATTTACTCACTGGGGCTCTTTTGCAGAATATGTCACGGTAGACCACGCAGATACGAATCTAGTCCACCTGCCTCAACAGATAGACTTTGCAACAGCAGCCAGTTTGGGCTGCCGATTTGTTACTTCGTTCAGAGCGGTTGTAGATCAAGGTAAGGTTCAAGCCGGACAGTGGGTCGTTGTACATGGTTGCGGAGGGGTTGGGCTTTCAGCAATAATGATAGCCAATGCAGCAGGCGCTAATGTTATTGCTGTCGATATCTCAGACCAAGCTCTATCGCTTGCAAAACAGGTAGGTGCTGCGATTACATTGAACGCAAGAACAACACAAAACCTACCGCAAGCTATCATTGAATTAACACAAGGTGGTGCGCATGTATCGCTCGACGCACTTGGACATTCAACCACCTGCATAAACTCAATCAACAGTCTGCGTAACCGTGGCAAACATATTCAGGTAGGATTATTAATGGCAGACCATGCGAAACCAAACCTGCCAATGGACAAAGTGATCGCCCAAGAGCTTGAAATCATAGGCAGTCATGGTATGCAGGCATACCGCTATGAGGCAATGTTGCAAATGATCTTGTCAGGAAAATTACAGCCCGAACAGCTGATTGGCCGTAAGGTTGATCTGGCCAGTTCAATTAATATCCTGACGACCATGGATGAAATAAGGCTACCTGGTGTCACCGTAATCACTGAGTTTTAA
- a CDS encoding DM13 domain-containing protein: MTLRTLVLLITHGVVGFAGFAAGIYMLPILTAPPAPNEGAVTAASLGADYSAQFRKSLQDSDALHWGEGMVSIGKEHITLLGELAPGPDYRLYLSPQFVETEADFNRLKTSMVEVGDIKTFSNFVVDVPKQINPADYNTVIVWCEAFGEFITAAQYQ, encoded by the coding sequence ATGACTTTACGTACACTGGTTTTATTGATCACACATGGTGTGGTTGGGTTTGCTGGCTTTGCAGCTGGTATTTATATGTTACCTATTCTAACCGCCCCTCCTGCACCTAATGAGGGGGCTGTTACCGCTGCATCCCTTGGCGCTGACTATTCAGCGCAGTTTCGAAAGTCGTTGCAAGACAGCGATGCACTGCATTGGGGTGAAGGAATGGTATCTATCGGTAAAGAGCACATTACCCTGCTTGGCGAGCTCGCGCCCGGGCCGGATTATCGCTTATACCTGTCTCCTCAGTTTGTGGAAACTGAAGCTGACTTTAATCGCCTCAAAACTAGCATGGTTGAAGTCGGTGATATCAAAACTTTTAGCAACTTTGTGGTCGATGTACCTAAGCAAATCAATCCGGCAGATTACAATACTGTGATTGTCTGGTGCGAGGCTTTTGGCGAGTTTATTACAGCGGCTCAGTACCAGTAG
- a CDS encoding endonuclease/exonuclease/phosphatase family protein: protein MLKNAAALCALLCAAPVLSHSHQDQTTSKQTLRVATWNIEHLSASDNTGCKPRSAKDIQALKQYAQSLNADVIALQEVASAAAVSQVFSDKYWHIVMSDRADSKTYACRKSGNDSTQQKVAFVVKKSLTIDKVVQHSTFSAVKPGLRNGLEIQLNYQGEALHLLNVHLKSGCFVDDYKRSDKEACKILSQQAPILDNWVEKKAKAQANFIVLGDFNHRLTAPYNRLSRDLYYPQGAANAHPNNMDKAPVFNANQMLTGCHPYYPAPIDHILVAKSMKENYQAGSAQFHYFADMTPDNMLADHCALSIDLK, encoded by the coding sequence ATGCTAAAAAATGCAGCGGCGTTGTGTGCACTGCTATGTGCAGCACCCGTACTGTCACATTCTCATCAGGATCAGACAACATCAAAGCAAACGCTGCGCGTTGCAACCTGGAATATTGAACACCTTTCTGCATCAGACAACACGGGCTGTAAGCCTCGAAGTGCAAAAGACATTCAGGCCCTTAAACAGTATGCTCAGTCGCTTAACGCAGATGTGATTGCGCTACAGGAAGTCGCTTCTGCTGCTGCCGTAAGTCAGGTTTTTTCGGATAAGTACTGGCATATCGTCATGTCGGACAGAGCCGACAGTAAAACCTATGCCTGCCGTAAAAGTGGTAACGACTCAACGCAACAAAAAGTGGCCTTCGTGGTGAAAAAGTCCCTGACCATCGATAAAGTCGTCCAGCATAGTACTTTCTCAGCTGTTAAACCGGGCCTCAGAAATGGCCTTGAGATCCAGCTCAATTATCAGGGCGAAGCACTTCACCTATTGAACGTGCACCTGAAAAGTGGCTGCTTTGTAGATGACTACAAGCGCTCCGACAAAGAAGCTTGTAAGATACTTTCGCAACAAGCGCCTATTTTAGATAACTGGGTCGAGAAAAAAGCCAAAGCGCAAGCCAACTTCATCGTGCTGGGTGACTTTAACCACAGGTTAACTGCGCCTTACAACCGTTTGAGCAGAGATCTGTATTACCCTCAGGGTGCTGCAAATGCCCATCCGAATAATATGGATAAAGCCCCCGTGTTCAACGCAAATCAAATGCTAACCGGTTGCCACCCCTACTATCCGGCACCGATTGATCATATTCTTGTGGCTAAGTCCATGAAAGAAAACTATCAGGCAGGCAGTGCTCAGTTTCACTACTTTGCTGACATGACCCCAGACAATATGCTTGCAGATCATTGCGCTTTAAGTATCGACCTGAAGTAA
- a CDS encoding TetR/AcrR family transcriptional regulator — translation MTVKVTRSMLKRQAIIDGALSAFQQYGVSDTSMDKIAQTAQVSKRTVYNHFESKEQLVTHIIKEIWRQNILTCDIEYQADIALDVQLAALLKNELDFLSNQNLQELTRVAIGYCLFNPDIFTAEMSEFFEQETALIRWIKQAVLTGRLRQVEPHKAHAQLISLLKGQAFWPQILHQQPALTNVQIEELTEDTVAFFLAYYQA, via the coding sequence ATGACCGTTAAAGTTACCCGCAGCATGCTGAAACGCCAGGCTATTATTGATGGAGCCCTGAGCGCCTTTCAGCAATATGGTGTCAGCGACACCAGTATGGACAAGATTGCACAGACAGCTCAGGTTTCGAAACGCACCGTTTACAATCACTTCGAGAGCAAGGAACAGTTAGTTACCCACATAATCAAAGAGATTTGGCGTCAGAATATCCTCACCTGTGATATTGAGTATCAGGCAGATATTGCGCTGGATGTACAGTTAGCCGCCTTATTAAAAAATGAACTGGACTTTCTGAGTAACCAAAATTTGCAGGAGCTTACCCGGGTAGCGATTGGGTATTGTCTGTTTAACCCTGATATTTTTACCGCTGAAATGAGCGAATTTTTCGAGCAGGAAACTGCGTTAATCCGCTGGATAAAGCAGGCCGTTTTAACTGGTCGACTGCGTCAGGTTGAACCGCATAAAGCACATGCTCAGTTGATCAGTTTGCTAAAGGGGCAGGCGTTCTGGCCACAGATCTTACACCAGCAGCCAGCATTAACGAATGTACAAATTGAGGAATTGACAGAGGATACAGTGGCTTTCTTTCTGGCGTATTATCAGGCGTGA